A stretch of the Tachysurus fulvidraco isolate hzauxx_2018 chromosome 18, HZAU_PFXX_2.0, whole genome shotgun sequence genome encodes the following:
- the lpar2b gene encoding lysophosphatidic acid receptor 2b isoform X2 encodes MAAVTAAAGAPSVPCPNYTVGFFYNNSGKVIPAEWRAKDYCVVILGLIVCSMVIIMNILVMVAIFINRRFHYPIYYLLGNLAAADLFAGIAYMHLMFHTGPWTINLDVYHWFIRQGLIDTSLTASVINLMAIALERHQTIFTMQLHSNMTNFRVILLIVGIWTVAVIMGLIPSMGWNCLCDLSNCSKMAPMYSRSYLVFWAVLNLLSFSVMVLVYTRIFIYVRHKSQRMSQHTVQSKHKETVENLMRTVFVILGCFVVCWTPGLVLLLLDGVKCNCGVLKVEKFFLVLAELNSMMNPIIYSYRDQDMRRTFKRILCCLCRRRGRSGQHPDVRFNTLNQEVLTDSNGSDITHQHELRTTSRR; translated from the exons ATGGCTGCTGTCACCGCAGCAGCAGGAGCCCCTTCCGTACCGTGTCCCAATTATACAGTTGGGTTTTTCTACAACAACTCTGGGAAAGTTATCCCAGCAGAGTGGCGAGCAAAGGACTATTGTGTGGTGATTCTGGGACTGATCGTGTGTAGCATGGTTATCATAATGAACATTCTGGTTATGGTAGCGATCTTTATAAACCGACGCTTCCATTACCCCATCTACTACCTGCTGGGGAACCTGGCGGCCGCCGACCTGTTCGCCGGGATCGCCTACATGCACCTGATGTTCCACACTGGGCCCTGGACTATAAACCTGGATGTGTACCACTGGTTCATCAGAcag GGTCTGATCGATACGAGTCTGACTGCATCGGTCATTAACCTGATGGCCATCGCTCTAGAGAGACATCAGACCATCTTCACCATGCAGCTCCACAGTAACATGACCAACTTTCGGGTGATCCTACTGATTGTGGGCATCTGGACGGTCGCTGTGATCATGGGTCTGATCCCCAGCATGGGCTGGAACTGCCTGTGTGACCTAAGTAACTGCTCCAAGATGGCGCCCATGTACAGCCGCAGCTACCTGGTGTTCTGGGCCGTGCTGAACCTGCTGTCCTTCAGCGTCATGGTGCTGGTCTATACCCGCATCTTCATCTACGTCCGGCACAAGAGCCAGCgtatgagtcagcatacagtgCAGTCCAAACACAAAGAGACCGTGGAGAACCTGATGAGGACCGTCTTCGTCATTCTGG GGTGCTTTGTGGTGTGCTGGACTCCAGGtctggtgctgctgctgctggatgGTGTGAAATGTAACTGCGGCGTGCTCAAAGTGGAGAAGTTCTTCTTGGTCCTGGCCGAGTTAAACTCCATGATGAACCCCATCATCTACTCGTACCGTGACCAGGACATGCGGCGCACGTTTAAGCGCATCCTCTGCTGTCTGTGTCGCCGGCGTGGACGGTCAGGCCAGCATCCTGACGTCCGCTTCAACACGCTCAACCAAGAGGTACTGACCGACTCCAACGGATCCGACATCACGCACCAGCACGAGCTCAGAACCACCTCAAGACGCTGA
- the lpar2b gene encoding lysophosphatidic acid receptor 2b isoform X1: MAAVTAAAGAPSVPCPNYTVGFFYNNSGKVIPAEWRAKDYCVVILGLIVCSMVIIMNILVMVAIFINRRFHYPIYYLLGNLAAADLFAGIAYMHLMFHTGPWTINLDVYHWFIRQGLIDTSLTASVINLMAIALERHQTIFTMQLHSNMTNFRVILLIVGIWTVAVIMGLIPSMGWNCLCDLSNCSKMAPMYSRSYLVFWAVLNLLSFSVMVLVYTRIFIYVRHKSQRMSQHTVQSKHKETVENLMRTVFVILGCFVVCWTPGLVLLLLDGVKCNCGVLKVEKFFLVLAELNSMMNPIIYSYRDQDMRRTFKRILCCLCRRRGRSGQHPDVRFNTLNQEAKKIKEDGTEENCTFKHSRYSKSVR, encoded by the exons ATGGCTGCTGTCACCGCAGCAGCAGGAGCCCCTTCCGTACCGTGTCCCAATTATACAGTTGGGTTTTTCTACAACAACTCTGGGAAAGTTATCCCAGCAGAGTGGCGAGCAAAGGACTATTGTGTGGTGATTCTGGGACTGATCGTGTGTAGCATGGTTATCATAATGAACATTCTGGTTATGGTAGCGATCTTTATAAACCGACGCTTCCATTACCCCATCTACTACCTGCTGGGGAACCTGGCGGCCGCCGACCTGTTCGCCGGGATCGCCTACATGCACCTGATGTTCCACACTGGGCCCTGGACTATAAACCTGGATGTGTACCACTGGTTCATCAGAcag GGTCTGATCGATACGAGTCTGACTGCATCGGTCATTAACCTGATGGCCATCGCTCTAGAGAGACATCAGACCATCTTCACCATGCAGCTCCACAGTAACATGACCAACTTTCGGGTGATCCTACTGATTGTGGGCATCTGGACGGTCGCTGTGATCATGGGTCTGATCCCCAGCATGGGCTGGAACTGCCTGTGTGACCTAAGTAACTGCTCCAAGATGGCGCCCATGTACAGCCGCAGCTACCTGGTGTTCTGGGCCGTGCTGAACCTGCTGTCCTTCAGCGTCATGGTGCTGGTCTATACCCGCATCTTCATCTACGTCCGGCACAAGAGCCAGCgtatgagtcagcatacagtgCAGTCCAAACACAAAGAGACCGTGGAGAACCTGATGAGGACCGTCTTCGTCATTCTGG GGTGCTTTGTGGTGTGCTGGACTCCAGGtctggtgctgctgctgctggatgGTGTGAAATGTAACTGCGGCGTGCTCAAAGTGGAGAAGTTCTTCTTGGTCCTGGCCGAGTTAAACTCCATGATGAACCCCATCATCTACTCGTACCGTGACCAGGACATGCGGCGCACGTTTAAGCGCATCCTCTGCTGTCTGTGTCGCCGGCGTGGACGGTCAGGCCAGCATCCTGACGTCCGCTTCAACACGCTCAACCAAGAG